The following coding sequences are from one Oncorhynchus nerka isolate Pitt River linkage group LG6, Oner_Uvic_2.0, whole genome shotgun sequence window:
- the LOC115123534 gene encoding proteasome maturation protein-like — translation MNTRGLRSQLKDSVPVTGMGQQVGAYGVQDTLRSGFSSVKNELLPSHALELSEKNFQLNQDKMNFSNLRNIQGLHAPLKLQMEYRAARQIQRLPFLQSSHLALDTLKGNDESISFEDILNDPSQSEMVGEPHIMMEYKLGLM, via the exons ATG AATACTCGTGGACTACGATCACAGCTTAAGGACAGTGTACCGGTGACGGGCATGGGTCAACAGGTTGGGGCTTATGGCGTCCAGGACACACTCAGGAGCGG GTTCAGCAGTGTGAAAAATGAGCTGCTCCCCAGCCATGCGCTGGAGCTGTCAGAAAAGAAT TTTCAGCTGAACCAGGACAAGATGAACTTCTCCAACCTCAGAAACATCCAGGGCCTCCACGCTCCCCTGAAACTGCAGATGGAGTACAGGGCAgccagacag aTCCAGCGCCTTCCGTTCCTGCAAAGCTCACACCTGGCCCTGGACACTCTCAAAGGGAACGATGAGAGCATCAGCTTTGAGGACATCCTCAACG ACCCATCCCAAAGTGAGATGGTGGGTGAGCCCCACATCATGATGGAGTATAAGCTGGGCCTGATGTGA